Part of the Bacillus sp. THAF10 genome is shown below.
GATCGAGGACCTCAAGGGGTCGAAGGGCCTCCAGGGGAGCAAGGTCTTCCAGGTGAACAAGGGGAGCCAGGCGAGCCAGGCGAGCCAGGTGAACAAGGGGAGCCAGGCGAGCAAGGGGAACCAGGAGAGCAAGGACCTCCAGGAGAGCAAGGGCCTCCAGGCGAACAAGGGGAGCCAGGCGAGCAAGGGCTAGCTGGATTAAGTGGCACTACTCTATTTTTGGCAACAAATCAACCTATTATCAGTGGTGAATTTTTAGGTTTAGGGACTTCCTCCAGTTCTTTTTCTAGCAATTCCGTTGTTTTCCCTCAAGCTGCTATAATTTCTCAATTAACTTTTAGTATACGGGATTCGGTTTTAACTCCAGGATCTACTGTATTTGCTGAAATTATCATAAGTGATAATTGTGGTTTTGAAATAAGAGAAACAGGCATTATTGCAAGAATAGTAGGACCATCAGACCCAGATGAACCAAATTGTTGCGCGATAGAATTAAGCGACATTCCTGTAGAGCCTTGTACCTTAATATCCGTAAGAGTAACTGTAGACAATACCGAACCCCTTGAGAGTGGAGCCACTGCAGCTATCACTTTCTCCTAGATTCACTTATAAAAGCTCCCTACTCAATGAGGGAGCTTTTCTCTATTACATTTTTTCCGGAGCTGAAACTCCAATTAGGCTTAGTGCATCCTGCAGGGTAATCTGAACGGCTTTCATTAAGCCAAGACGCGCTTTTGATTTTTCGATGTTTTCTGGATCTAACACCTTTTCTGCGTTGTAGAAGCTGTGCAGGGCAGATGCCAAATCAAAGATATAATTCGTCACGCGATGCGGAATGCGCTTTTGCGCAGCTTCTGCTACCGCTGATGGGTAGTCTCCTAGCTTTTTCAAGAGCTCAATTTCTTTTTCAGCAGAGATATGCTCTAGCGAAAAGTCACCCTCTAGGCTAATCCCCTGTTCTTCTCCTTGACGCAGCATGCTGCAAATACGAGCATGCGCATATTGTGCGTAGAATAC
Proteins encoded:
- a CDS encoding collagen-like protein; this translates as MGLFREYSENSRYSDCNFKRREYVCPPGPAGQPGPPGPQGMPGTSGPAGPAGQPRPAGAQGAQGDRGPQGVEGPPGEQGLPGEQGEPGEPGEPGEQGEPGEQGEPGEQGPPGEQGPPGEQGEPGEQGLAGLSGTTLFLATNQPIISGEFLGLGTSSSSFSSNSVVFPQAAIISQLTFSIRDSVLTPGSTVFAEIIISDNCGFEIRETGIIARIVGPSDPDEPNCCAIELSDIPVEPCTLISVRVTVDNTEPLESGATAAITFS